CGCTGGACAACGGCCTGGAACTCGGCTTGCGCCCGCAGGATGCCCAGGGGCTTGAGAGCGCACGCCCGGCCGACCTGGAGGATCTTGAAATTTCCCCGTCCGGCCAGGGCATCCACGTGCCGGCGCTGGACGCCGACCTGTACCTGCCCGGCCTCCTGCAGGGCCTGTTCGGCTCGCGCGCCTGGATGAGCCGCCGCGCTGCCGAACGCCAGGCCGCCGCGGCGCTTGGCGCCACCGGTGGCCGCGTGCGCAGCGAGGCCAAACGCCGCGCCGCACAAGAGAACGGCCGGCTGGGCGGACGGCCGCGCAAATCAGAACCGAATCCATCGAGCGCGGGCTGATCATGGACAGCGACACCCACCGGCCTGAAGACGCCACCACGCCGCCCGCCTCACGCGGCGCAGCTTTGCTCGACGCGCTGCGGGGCTTCGATACGGACTTCATCGAGGCGGTGCAGGATCTCCGCGATGAATCGCAGCCGATGCAGGTGCGCGACTTGCCCTGCGTCTGCGGCCCCGCGTCCTCGGTCTGACCCGCCTTCTCGGCGGCTCCACCCTGTCGCTGCAGGGACAGGCCAAAAACGAACGGGCGTGCTAAAAACTGCGTTTCATCGTCGCCACGCGGGGCCGGTCCCGCGGCGAGCACAGCACAGGAGACGCGGATGGATCTGAACTTCACCGACGAGGAACTGGCGTTCCGCGCCGAGGTCAAGCAGTGGGTGGCCGAGAACCTGCCGGCCGACCTGAGCCACAAGGTGCACAACGCCCTGCGGCTCACCCGTGACGACATGCAGCGCTGGGCGCGTATCCTGGGCAAGAAGGGCTGGCTGGGCTACGGCTGGCCCAAGCCCTTCGGCGGCCCGGGCTGGAATGCGGTGCAGAAGCACCTGTTCGAGGAGGAGTGCGCGATGGCCGGCGCGCCGCGCATCGTGCCCTTCGGCCCGGTGATGGTGGCCCCGGTGATCATGGCCTTCGGCACGCCCGAGCAGCAGCAGCGCTTCCTGCCGGGCATTGCCAGCGGCGACGTCTGGTGGAGCCAGGGCTACTCGGAGCCGGGCTCGGGCTCGGACCTGGCTTCGGTGAAGACGCGTGCCGAGCGTGTATCGACGAGTTCAGGCGACAAGTACATCGTCAACGGCCAGAAGACCTGGACGACGCTGGGCCAGTTCGGCGAGTGGATCTTCTGCCTGGTGCGCACCAGCACCGAAGGCAAGCCGCAGACGGGCATCAGCTTCCTGCTGATCGACATGAAGTCGCCCGGCGTGACGGTGCGCCCGATCATCCTGCTCGACGGCGAGCACGAGGTGAACGAGGTGTTCTTCGACAACGTCGAGGTACCGGCCGAGAACCTCATCGGCGAGGAGAACAAGGGCTGGACTTACGCCAAGCACCTGCTGGCGCACGAGCGCACCAACATCGCCGACGTGAACCGCGCCAAGCGCGAGTTGGAGCGGCTCAAGCGCATTGCCCGCGCCGAAGGCGTCTACGACGACAGCCGCTTCCGTGACCAGATCGCACTGCTGGAGGTGGACATCGTCGCGCTGGAGATGCTGGTGCTGCGCGTGCTGAGTGCCGAGAAGAGCGGCAAGAGCAGCCTGGACGTGGCGGGTCTCCTGAAGATCCGCGGCAGCGAGATCCAGCAGCGCTACACCGAGCTGATGATGCAGGCCGCCGGCCCGTACAGCCTGCCCTTCATCCACGAGGCGATGGAGGCGGGCTGGCAGGGTGGCTTCGTCGGCGCCGCGCACTGCGCGCCGGTGGCTGGCACCTTCTTCAACTACCGCAAGACGACGATCTACGGCGGCAGCAACGAAGTGCAGCGCAACATCGTGTCCCAAACCGTGCTGGGAGCCTGACCATGGATTTCGATTTCACCGACGATCAGAACTCGCTGCGCGATGCGGTGGCCCGCTGGGTCGAGAAGGGCTTCAGCTTCGAGCGCCGCCATGCGCTGGCCAAGGCCGGCGGCGCGACCCGCGCGGTCTACGCCGAGCTGGCCGAGCTGGGCCTGACCGGCCTGGCCATCGCCGAGGAACACGGTGGCCTGGGCTTTGGCGCCGTCGAGGCGATGGTGGTGATGGAGGAGCTGGGCCGCGGCCTGGTCAACGCCCCCTACCTGCACGGCGCGCTGGTGGCGCCCTCGCTGCTGAGTTTCGCCCCCGCCGAGCTGCAGGCCGCCTGGCTGCCACGGATGGCCAGCGGCGAGGCGCTGGTGGTGCTGGCGCACCAGGAACGCGCCGCGCGCTACCGGCTCGACCAGGTGACCACCCGCGCCACCGAATCGAACGGCAGCTGGACCGTCACCGGCGCCAAGAGCCTGGTGCCGGCCGGTGACGAGGCTGACGCCTTCCTGGTGCCGGCGCACACGCCGCACGGCATCCGCATCTTCCTGGTCGAACGCGCGGCCTGCCAGGTACGCGGCTACCCGACCCAGGACGGCGCGCGCGCCGCCGAGATCGCCTTCACCGACGCCCCGGCGCAACTGGTGGCCGAGAACGGCCTGGTCGAGCTGGAAGGTGCCATCGACGTGGGCATCGCCGCGGTCTGCGCCGAG
The Sphaerotilus microaerophilus DNA segment above includes these coding regions:
- a CDS encoding DUF2442 domain-containing protein, encoding MEISEADFAAANARAAERMAHDTRAVAARYDRRTARLVITLDNGLELGLRPQDAQGLESARPADLEDLEISPSGQGIHVPALDADLYLPGLLQGLFGSRAWMSRRAAERQAAAALGATGGRVRSEAKRRAAQENGRLGGRPRKSEPNPSSAG
- a CDS encoding acyl-CoA dehydrogenase family protein produces the protein MDFDFTDDQNSLRDAVARWVEKGFSFERRHALAKAGGATRAVYAELAELGLTGLAIAEEHGGLGFGAVEAMVVMEELGRGLVNAPYLHGALVAPSLLSFAPAELQAAWLPRMASGEALVVLAHQERAARYRLDQVTTRATESNGSWTVTGAKSLVPAGDEADAFLVPAHTPHGIRIFLVERAACQVRGYPTQDGARAAEIAFTDAPAQLVAENGLVELEGAIDVGIAAVCAEAVGLMERMTALTVEYMNTRKQFGVTLSTFQALRHRIADVKMQLELGRAMSYYATLKLGEPAEQRRRALSQAKVQIGQSVRYVGQQCTQLHGGIGVTDEYVSSHYFKRLTMLEMQFGDTLHHLGEVSARMQDSAGVFA
- a CDS encoding acyl-CoA dehydrogenase family protein, with amino-acid sequence MDLNFTDEELAFRAEVKQWVAENLPADLSHKVHNALRLTRDDMQRWARILGKKGWLGYGWPKPFGGPGWNAVQKHLFEEECAMAGAPRIVPFGPVMVAPVIMAFGTPEQQQRFLPGIASGDVWWSQGYSEPGSGSDLASVKTRAERVSTSSGDKYIVNGQKTWTTLGQFGEWIFCLVRTSTEGKPQTGISFLLIDMKSPGVTVRPIILLDGEHEVNEVFFDNVEVPAENLIGEENKGWTYAKHLLAHERTNIADVNRAKRELERLKRIARAEGVYDDSRFRDQIALLEVDIVALEMLVLRVLSAEKSGKSSLDVAGLLKIRGSEIQQRYTELMMQAAGPYSLPFIHEAMEAGWQGGFVGAAHCAPVAGTFFNYRKTTIYGGSNEVQRNIVSQTVLGA